In Plutella xylostella chromosome 4, ilPluXylo3.1, whole genome shotgun sequence, a genomic segment contains:
- the LOC105387334 gene encoding probable nuclear hormone receptor HR38 isoform X2, whose translation MRGALLAPSKHCALTHFHHPRPSASEPRSPSAYSSNSSSMLLLQTQSNYGSSFSDLLSPQYHEDSTEILEENLDPFPDVEFHAPIPPEVKSHRTTPVSESSSPTLAPALPSFEETYSVRYPKQEMAEFGLKMDEDCYNAYSHPGHASTQLLYQYHQPSLPYVPATYYAAAQPCSPTFDTGGAPAADSYSLPPFPSAIELHVSTEQSRQRRASLPVQRSESSSSTDSPKLHGARMHCMQSSTPSSAASSPGGLPAPAPPSPSQLCAVCGDTAACQHYGVRTCEGCKGFFKRTVQKGSKYVCLAEKSCPVDKRRRNRCQFCRFQKCLTVGMVKEVVRTDSLKGRRGRLPSKPKCPQESPPSPPISLITALVRSHVDTSPDFTNLDYSHYREPNPMEPAVCEAEVIQEFYTLLTSSIDVIRAFAEKVPGYGELCAEDREQLFASARLELFVLRLAFRTRPDDTKLTFCNGWVLDKRQCQRSFGDWLHAVLDFSTSLHSMDIDISTFACLCALTLVTERHGLKEPHRVEQLQMKIIGCLRAHMPAAGGAGAAGAGGAPHFSRVLGALPELRSLSVQGLQRIFYLKLEDLVPAPPLIENMFRASLPF comes from the exons AGCAACTACGGTTCGTCTTTCAGTGATCTACTGTCGCCTCAGTACCACGAGGATTCTACGGAAATCTTAGAAGAAAATCTCGATCCATTCCCGGACGTGGAGTTTCACGCTCCGATCCCCCCTGAAGTCAAGTCTCACCGCACCACCCCCGTGAGCGAGAGCTCCTCGCCCACCCTCGCCCCGGCCCTGCCCAGCTTCGAGGAAACCTACTCTGTTCGATACCCAAAACAAGAAATGGCTGAATTCGGACTAAAGATGGACGAAGACTGCTACAACGCGTACTCGCACCCCGGGCACGCGTCGACGCAGCTGCTGTACCAGTACCACCAGCCGAGCCTGCCCTACGTGCCGGCCACGTACTACGCGGCGGCGCAGCCCTGCAGCCCCACGTTCGACACGGGCGGTGCGCCCGCCGCCGACTCGTACTCGCTGCCGCCCTTCCCCAGCGCCATCGAGCTGCACGTGTCCACGGAGCAGagccgccagcgccgcgccTCGCTGCCCGTGCAGCGCTCCGAGTCCAGCAGCTCCACGGACAGCCCCAAGCTGCACGGCGCGCGCATGCACTGCATGCAGTCCTCCACGCCCAGCTCGGCCGCCAGCTCGCCCGGCGGGctgcccgcgcccgcgccgccctcgCCCAGCCAGCTGTGCGCCGTGTGCGGCGACACCGCCGCCTGCCAGCACTACGGCGTCCGGACCTGCGAGGGGTGCAAGGGATTTTTCAAACGGACTGTTCAAAAGGGATCTAAGTACGTTTGTTTAGCTGAAAAATCGTGTCCCGTCGATAAGCGGCGGCGAAACCGGTGTCAGTTTTGTCGGTTCCAAAAATGTTTAACGGTCGGAATGGTTAAGGAAGTAGTACGGACGGACTCGCTGAAAGGTCGCCGAGGGCGGCTGCCGTCGAAGCCGAAGTGTCCGCAGGAGTCGCCGCCGAGCCCGCCCATCTCGCTGATCACGGCGCTGGTGCGGTCGCACGTGGACACGTCGCCCGACTTCACCAACCTGGACTACTCGCACTACCGGGAGCCGAACCCGATGGAGCCGGCGGTGTGCGAGGCGGAGGTCATCCAGGAGTTCTACACGCTGCTCACGAGCTCCATCGACGTGATCCGCGCCTTCGCGGAGAAGGTGCCGGGCTACGGCGAGCTGTGCGCCGAGGACCGCGAGCAGCTGTTCGCGTCCGCGCGGCTCGAGCTGTTCGTGCTGCGGCTGGCGTTCCGCACGCGCCCCGACGACACCAAGCTCACCTTCTGCAACGGCTGGGTGCTGGACAAGCGGCAGTGCCAGCGCTCCTTCGGCGACTGGCTGCACGCCGTGCTCGACTTCAGCACCTCGCTGCACTCCATGGACATCGACATATCCACCTTCGCCTGCCTCTGCGCTCTCACTCTTGTAACAG AGCGCCACGGGCTGAAGGAGCCACATCGCGTGGAGCAGCTGCAGATGAAGATCATCGGCTGCCTGCGCGCGCACATGccggcggcggggggcgcgggggccgcgggggccgGGGGCGCGCCGCACTTCAGCCGCGTGCTGGGCGCGCTGCCGGAGCTGCGCTCGCTGTCCGTGCAGGGGCTGCAGCGCATCTTCTACCTGAAGCTGGAGGACCTGgtgcccgcgccgccgctcaTCGAGAACATGTTCCGCGCCAGCCTGCCCTTCTAG
- the LOC105387334 gene encoding probable nuclear hormone receptor HR38 isoform X1: protein MRILLSELGLSGACLGLTLDAPSLDDKPAPGPSASEPRSPSAYSSNSSSMLLLQTQSNYGSSFSDLLSPQYHEDSTEILEENLDPFPDVEFHAPIPPEVKSHRTTPVSESSSPTLAPALPSFEETYSVRYPKQEMAEFGLKMDEDCYNAYSHPGHASTQLLYQYHQPSLPYVPATYYAAAQPCSPTFDTGGAPAADSYSLPPFPSAIELHVSTEQSRQRRASLPVQRSESSSSTDSPKLHGARMHCMQSSTPSSAASSPGGLPAPAPPSPSQLCAVCGDTAACQHYGVRTCEGCKGFFKRTVQKGSKYVCLAEKSCPVDKRRRNRCQFCRFQKCLTVGMVKEVVRTDSLKGRRGRLPSKPKCPQESPPSPPISLITALVRSHVDTSPDFTNLDYSHYREPNPMEPAVCEAEVIQEFYTLLTSSIDVIRAFAEKVPGYGELCAEDREQLFASARLELFVLRLAFRTRPDDTKLTFCNGWVLDKRQCQRSFGDWLHAVLDFSTSLHSMDIDISTFACLCALTLVTERHGLKEPHRVEQLQMKIIGCLRAHMPAAGGAGAAGAGGAPHFSRVLGALPELRSLSVQGLQRIFYLKLEDLVPAPPLIENMFRASLPF from the exons AGCAACTACGGTTCGTCTTTCAGTGATCTACTGTCGCCTCAGTACCACGAGGATTCTACGGAAATCTTAGAAGAAAATCTCGATCCATTCCCGGACGTGGAGTTTCACGCTCCGATCCCCCCTGAAGTCAAGTCTCACCGCACCACCCCCGTGAGCGAGAGCTCCTCGCCCACCCTCGCCCCGGCCCTGCCCAGCTTCGAGGAAACCTACTCTGTTCGATACCCAAAACAAGAAATGGCTGAATTCGGACTAAAGATGGACGAAGACTGCTACAACGCGTACTCGCACCCCGGGCACGCGTCGACGCAGCTGCTGTACCAGTACCACCAGCCGAGCCTGCCCTACGTGCCGGCCACGTACTACGCGGCGGCGCAGCCCTGCAGCCCCACGTTCGACACGGGCGGTGCGCCCGCCGCCGACTCGTACTCGCTGCCGCCCTTCCCCAGCGCCATCGAGCTGCACGTGTCCACGGAGCAGagccgccagcgccgcgccTCGCTGCCCGTGCAGCGCTCCGAGTCCAGCAGCTCCACGGACAGCCCCAAGCTGCACGGCGCGCGCATGCACTGCATGCAGTCCTCCACGCCCAGCTCGGCCGCCAGCTCGCCCGGCGGGctgcccgcgcccgcgccgccctcgCCCAGCCAGCTGTGCGCCGTGTGCGGCGACACCGCCGCCTGCCAGCACTACGGCGTCCGGACCTGCGAGGGGTGCAAGGGATTTTTCAAACGGACTGTTCAAAAGGGATCTAAGTACGTTTGTTTAGCTGAAAAATCGTGTCCCGTCGATAAGCGGCGGCGAAACCGGTGTCAGTTTTGTCGGTTCCAAAAATGTTTAACGGTCGGAATGGTTAAGGAAGTAGTACGGACGGACTCGCTGAAAGGTCGCCGAGGGCGGCTGCCGTCGAAGCCGAAGTGTCCGCAGGAGTCGCCGCCGAGCCCGCCCATCTCGCTGATCACGGCGCTGGTGCGGTCGCACGTGGACACGTCGCCCGACTTCACCAACCTGGACTACTCGCACTACCGGGAGCCGAACCCGATGGAGCCGGCGGTGTGCGAGGCGGAGGTCATCCAGGAGTTCTACACGCTGCTCACGAGCTCCATCGACGTGATCCGCGCCTTCGCGGAGAAGGTGCCGGGCTACGGCGAGCTGTGCGCCGAGGACCGCGAGCAGCTGTTCGCGTCCGCGCGGCTCGAGCTGTTCGTGCTGCGGCTGGCGTTCCGCACGCGCCCCGACGACACCAAGCTCACCTTCTGCAACGGCTGGGTGCTGGACAAGCGGCAGTGCCAGCGCTCCTTCGGCGACTGGCTGCACGCCGTGCTCGACTTCAGCACCTCGCTGCACTCCATGGACATCGACATATCCACCTTCGCCTGCCTCTGCGCTCTCACTCTTGTAACAG AGCGCCACGGGCTGAAGGAGCCACATCGCGTGGAGCAGCTGCAGATGAAGATCATCGGCTGCCTGCGCGCGCACATGccggcggcggggggcgcgggggccgcgggggccgGGGGCGCGCCGCACTTCAGCCGCGTGCTGGGCGCGCTGCCGGAGCTGCGCTCGCTGTCCGTGCAGGGGCTGCAGCGCATCTTCTACCTGAAGCTGGAGGACCTGgtgcccgcgccgccgctcaTCGAGAACATGTTCCGCGCCAGCCTGCCCTTCTAG
- the LOC105387333 gene encoding vacuolar protein sorting-associated protein 52 homolog, with translation MTDSPHDIKEVLDKNLEDDEVQEVLRNGTDLREYALQVDKGIKEAEKNSVADYLKESENIGLLHHQIEDCDDILAKMESMLMVFQNDLGSISNEIISLQKRSVSMSVQLSNRQVLKGPLSSFIEDIAVSETLILSINSVPVTDKEFMVQLAILNQKLTFMKEQDFKETKSCHDVKDVLEKLRIKAVSKIRTYILEQIYKFRKPMANYQMPQNAMLKYKFFFEFILTNERNIAQEICNEYIDTLSKVYYSYFKSYSSRLDKLKYEEMPSRDDLMGVEDGSKGGFFQKSNLKNKSTIFTIGNRGDILAQQLEAPIIVPHAQQKTKYSYEALFRSLQYALVDNSCREYLFTTEFFHVKGNHAQELFDRILGKTLSLMVKNVENYVLECYDCLALFLCIQLINRYRWMCHKRAVAALDSYWDSLHSIIWPRLEHVLKMNTQSVRDCDPAKLSNKELGPHYITRRYAEFSAAVLSLSEQFPSEELSNLLLTLQEEVQCFLLKMAAEFHQRIQQLIFLINNYDMVLSILMERTRDNTKEAESFREQLQARSAEYVEEILSPHFGGIMQFVKEGEHLVESDNKAALANLEKKSLSLVASFTAGWKQSLEEIHREVLVSFPNLVTGSGLLQMALTNFVQYYHKFVKLLTPNARAQLVNIHVIMVEIKKYKTNY, from the exons ATGACTGATTCACCGCACGACATAAAAGAAGTTTTAGACAAAAATCTAGAAGATGACGAAGTTCAAGAAGTCTTACGAAATGGAACAGATCTTAGGGAGTATGCACTGCAAGTGGACAAAGGTATCAAGGAAGCTGAGAAAAATTCTGTTGCAGATTATTTAAAGGAAAGTGAAAATATTGGTTTACTTCACCATCAGATAGAAGACTGTGACGATATCCTGGCTAAAATGGAAAGCATGCTTATGGTTTTTCAG AATGACCTAGGAAGTATCAGCAATGAAATCATAAGCTTGCAAAAACGCTCTGTTAGTATGTCCGTCCAACTATCCAACAGACAGGTTCTGAAAGGCCCTCTTTCGTCATTCATTGAAGATATAGCTGTTTCAGAAACATTaatact aagTATCAACAGTGTTCCTGTTACTGACAAGGAGTTCATGGTGCAGCTGGCCATCCTGAATCAAAAACTAACCTTTATGAAGGAGCAAGACTTCAAAGAGACCAAGTCTTGTCACGATGTGAAAGACGTACTGGAAAAGTTAAGAATTAAAGCTGTTTCAAAGATAAGAACATATATTCTGGAACAAATCTACAAGTTCCGGAAGCCCATGGCCAACTATCAAATGCCGCAGAATGCCATGTTAAAATACAAGTTTTTCTTTGAATTCATACTGACTAATGAAAGGAACATAGCCCAGGAAATATGCAATGAGTACATAGACACGTTGAGCAAAGTGTACTATTCCTACTTCAAGTCTTACTCCTCTAGATTAGATAAACTGAAATATGAAGAGATGCCGTCCCGTGACGACCTGATGGGAGTAGAGGATGGCTCTAAGGGGGGCTTCTTTCAGAAGTCTAATCTGAAGAACAAGAGTACAATATTCACTATCGGCAACCGAGGAGACATCTTGGCACAGCAGCTGGAAGCACCTATCATTGTTCCTCATGCACAGCAAAAAACAAAG TATTCGTATGAAGCACTGTTCCGCAGCCTGCAGTATGCGCTGGTGGACAACAGCTGCAGAGAGTATCTCTTCACCACTGAGTTCTTCCATGTGAAAGGAAATCATGCCCAGGAACTGTTTGATAGAATACTTGGAAAAACTCTATCACTAATGGTG AAAAATGTAGAGAACTATGTTTTGGAGTGCTACGATTGTCTAGCACTGTTCCTGTGCATACAACTAATCAACAGATACAGGTGGATGTGTCATAAACGTGCAGTAGCAGCTCTCGATAG TTATTGGGACTCCCTGCATAGTATTATATGGCCGAGACTAGAGCATGTATTGAAAATGAACACCCAGAGTGTAAGGGATTGTGATCCTGCCAAACTGTCGAACAAAGAATTAGGCCCCCATTat ATAACTCGCAGATACGCAGAGTTTTCGGCGGCAGTGCTGAGCCTCAGTGAACAGTTCCCCTCAGAGGAGCTGAGCAACCTCTTACTAACGCTACAAGAGGAAGTCCAATGTTTCTTACTAAAAATGGCGGCGGAGTTTCATCAAAGGATCCAGCAACTCATATTCTTGATCAACAACTACGACATGGTACTGAGCATTTTGATGGAGAGAACCAGAGACAATACAAAGGAAGCTGAGAGTTTCAGAGAGCAACTGCAGGCTCGCAGCGCGGAGTATGTAGAGGAGATACTGAGTCCGCACTTCGGAGGGATCATGCAGTTTGTGAAAGAGGGAGAGCACTTGGTAGAGAGTGACAACAAGGCTGCGCTGGCCAATCTCGAGAAGAAGTCTCTTTCTCTAGTGGCTTCCTTCACCGCCGGGTGGAAGCAGAGCCTTGAGGAAATACACAGAGAAGTCCTTGTCTCTTTCCCTAACTTAGTCACCGGGTCTGGACTCCTGCAGATGGCGCTCACCAACTTTGTTCAGTATTATCACAAGTTTGTGAAGTTATTAACTCCAAATGCTAGAGCGCAATTAGTCAACATTCACGTCATTATGGTAGagataaagaaatataaaacgaactattaa